The genomic DNA CTTGTCATGAATGTTTTGTGAGGTGTATTCAGCCTTCATGCGGTCGAACAGGTGCGCAACATCAGCAATCCAGGTGTAAGAAAGAactgaacaaagaaataaaatactgtatagacACAGCTTGGCTGTTATAAATATATGTTTCTCTCTTAAATCTAAGGAAAACATTTCTATCTGGCAGATCTTATTCAGTTTTCAGTCATATGGCCTCTCCCACTAAAGGCAACAATCAATTAAGTTGTCCTTTCTTAAACAGGCAGTAGTagaaaataatacagaaaaCTGGTTGGTGGTTGGACCAATATATTGATTCAAAACATAATTTATCACATAAAATCACACAATCTAAATCCACACAATAGGGAAATGGTGAGAAAATAGCCAGGTGTTGACAGGTTTTCATGACGCGGTGCTTCGTCTTTTTCGCGAAGTggcatgcttttattttgaaggtagAATCGCCCCGTTTCCTGCGCCCAACGCGGTTATTCCGCGTTGACTTGATGTCTCCTAATTGTTGTGATTTCGGGTTCACGCGTCGCCACGCGGGGGTGTAGCGGAGGCGGACTGCACATCTGGATTGCAGTGAACACACTGTGTAgcatattattactattactattactattactattactattactattactattactattactattactattattattaaaattactattactactactgttatgATTGCTAATTACTGTTCCGTAATGTAATATGTCGCAGAGGGTTCAGGTGATCTTGGCCATATCAAGCTGGTTAAGGTCATCATCAGCTCATGATGAGCTGACCCTCATCCCCTCTACAGGCAGTAAATGGGACACCTTCCAGGAAGCGGTGCTTTGTCAAACTCAACTACAACTTTCCAGAGAATATGGAGATTCCCCAACACTGCAGCCGTCCGCATTTCACAGTGTCAGAAAGATCATGGTCCCAGTAACAAACCCAGGCAATCTTGATTTGTGTCAGGAGATCAGAGGTACCAAACCAAGGGAACAGAGAACAAGGGGTAGTCGTTAAAGTCACTGCATGATTTTCCCTTTCCAAGGTCATACCAAAATCTTGTAAAAATAACTCGAAAAGGAAAATTAGTTTCTTCAAGATGGATGCTCCTTTTGCTGGGAATTTAATGTCATCCACGTAAATGTGCTTGGACACATGGAAATAATTTCTCAAATCGGTTTTGAATGCCATCGGGCATGTCGGGCAtgtcattttaacaaaaaaaaaaaccctgttggAATGCAAGCACCTGTTGTAACACAACAGCTCCTCAAAAACAATTAACAGATTTGGCCTTTCTGTGACTGTTTTGTGAAGCCCATTCCCCAGTTCATCacttgatcttcttcttcttctcctttcggcttttcccttcaggggtcgccacagcaaatcagttgcctccatctaaccctgtcttctgcatcctcttctctcacaccaactaccttcatgtcctctttcactacatccataaacctcctctttggtcttcctctaggcctcctgcctggcagttcaaaactcagcatccttctaccaatatgttcactatctctcctctggacatgtccaaaccatcgcagtctggcctctctgacaaTCATGACTTGATAAATGCATCAATATGGAAGGAAAAAGTCCAGTGCATGTCCATTCTTATTTCTTAATTACAGTTGGAGTTTGATATGTTGAGCTGCTGTATGCACAAAGACACCTGTGAGCTAGATATCAGATGAGATGAGGTTTAGTAATCGTACTACAGGAACATAGAGCATGAAAAGCATTTTTTGCGAGTTAAAATGCCGCACCTGCAATCATTTGGGGCTATGACAATGGTCCAAAATTCAGGAGATAGTAATTTACATGTAAAGTAAAAGTACACCAGTACCATTATACTAATGTACACctgtctgcctctgcaacaTTTGAATTTCCCCGTTGTGTGATTAATGAATTTTCTCTTAGTAATCCTGGTAGTTTAGACAAAAAGCAACTGGAGTGCAGGCCGAGGCAACATTTACTCTGTTATCAGCCGTCTGCCATTTGGACCATGATCATCTCTCCCCCAGccaggtcacgggggttgctggagcctatcccagttgagtACGTGCGAAAGGCAAGGTGCCCTCCGGACTTGTCACTGGTGTAtcgcggagccacatgaaagacaaacaaccacccaCGTGCACACTTACACCTCAGGACAATTTGATATGATCAGtccacctaaattgcatgtttttggaggaagccaactccacacagaaaggaatcaaatgcagaatcttcttgctgtgaggcgacagtgctgcCCACCGCGCCACCATGCCAGCTTGAAGTTGAACATacagttgtatttttgtagaGAATTCCTGTGCACTTTATTCAGATAATGAAATACGCATCAGAAATGCACCAACAGCAGTACTTGAGTGCTGAGACAAGTACTGGGAAAGTTTCATTTCACTTTATCAAATACACCTAAATGACAGCAGACTAATTTTGTTCTCTATTTTTGCACAAATCCGGAATTTTTGAACACTTTGCCTTTGCAAGATATTATTTGGGGTATGCAATGGCTGCTGAATCAGCAATAGATGTGTGTTAACTATACATGCATTTAAACCTCAGTCAATAACTTCAGAAGTACATTTGACACCTGGGATCATCCTGCACGCAAACTTGATTAAGATGAgtcagaaaacacaaataataattaaataagtcTGGAGAGAAATGCAGAAGAATTAATTTGTCTGAGAAGGACAAGCATTCCTTTTTATTACAACTTTATGACTGTCCCCAGGACCTTTGGGATGATAAAAAACAGTGACATTTTATTCCTTTATCCCAGATCGTCTTCAAGATCAGGCATTCCCTCCTGTAACATATTTACTTGTATTCCCCCAAGTTTTACAAAATTTTCAGTGTGTAAGTTTTGTTTATCTATAGCGCAGGCTGGTGCATGTGGGCAGTGAAAGTAACAGCAGGGGGAAGTAAAGGTCCAGCTGAACTCTGCTGTATGTCCGTGTGAATGTGCTGGTGATAGTTTCCTATTATGTCATATCATTTATTAATGCAGCTCGATCGGCATGCAGAGCAGAGATGACAGTCATTTAACTTCATGACGCTGAAATCCTTTcgcacgtgtgtttgtgtgatcgATATCCAACTCCCTCTTTTTAAACACACTTTCATTTAGAACTGTGATGAGAGAAAACAATAGATGccgtttgtttttaatttttcacattCAATATTTGAATTCTAAAGGATGTCCAGGCAATCAATCTGAACATGTCAGCTCATCCTGTGCAGTGAGGCAAGCTATTGAAGGAAAGCGATTTTACAGGAAGTGTTCAACTTATTCAATATTCATGGTTTCAGTAAAAAGGGAACTTCACAGTTGCAAGTGTCATGCGTTATTAAAGACGCGCTTACATGACATAATACCACCATTTGTATTTCTGACCTGAACCCACAAAGGCTTGTTTGGTGAGATTATTGTCTGATTGACCTTTAATTTAAGAGGAAACTTTAATTTAGCAAGAACTTTTTTTCAATAGAATTTTCCTAGAAGGATTTGTGAATTTTAATTATTAgctaatttaataattttataaaatctCTTCAATTTTTAAGATAatgaaaattataataaataagtaTATTGTTTATGAAGtgaatcatatatatatatatatatattttagaggctttttcaatataaaaaactttaaaagttCCTGAAATCTTAGTAACTTTTTACTTTCCATGCTTGTAGATCATGATCCTCAATGACACCTGTGTCCCTGGAAATGAGACCTCCGTATGTTCGGGCTCGGCCGCCTCTGTAGGACTCGCTGCAGGGCTGACTGTCTTCTTTCTACTTCTCGTGATGGTAGCGGGTGTAATTTTGTACAAATATCGCAGTTCAATTAGGGCTGTGTCCCATCTGGGACATAAACGAAGCCAGAAGAAGAAGGGCTGTGCAGAGATACCAGAGGCTGATTCACATCAGTACACTGTTATGAGCAGACAGCAGTCAAGAGGACAAACTCCTATTTATGAAAATCTGACAACTCGGACTAAAAACAACAGCTGCACAGTGAATCAGGGCAGGTAAGCTGTATATGAAGTATTTTAAGGCTGGTTGGGAAAGTTTTAACTGACAGGATGAGTTTCACCGTTTTTTGTCCAATATTGAGGAAATGTGCAGTTAAAATGTCACCTCTGAAAGTAAAGAAATCTATGAACAGATGAAAACGGAAACAGATGAAACAACGCTGCGTTCTGAGTTTCCCCATTTTGCACAATCTTGCTCCAGACTGTGTACACAGTTTGGCCCGTATCTGGAGGAGGTCCCCttctccttttgtttcctccaatttaaaatcatttgatCAAACATGGTGACTGGTGACTCAGTTCTGGAGTTTTTCTGAACAAGAATGGAAACTGGGGAAAGAAAATCTACACAGTTTACATAATATTTGTCTTATATCACATTGGTATTAGAAACATGAAGGAACATTACCCACCACGCTTCCTTTTACTCCACAGGTTATTGGGTGATCCTGAAGAGGATTTGTATTTGCAATGTGATTTACCAGATGATGCAATATACAGCAATGACCCGACATGCAACCTGTCCATCCTCTCAGACTCCCAAGAAGATAATCTGTACATCGTGCCAGATTCATGATGGGGAGCATCTTTTATTTGCTCCACGTGTTTGTGGTATAAATTTACAGTTTCATAAGGCTGTTTCTTTATGATCCAACCTGCTACCATAAAACCAGTCTGTAATGAGTTCCAGTACAACTGCTGGCTCAGATACTTTATATCTATAGTACAGTTTGCATATATTACTGTAGATCATCGGTTAGATTAAGGGTTAAACTATATATAGACACAGTGTTGTAATTAATGAATCCAGTGTATTTAGGAGTTTCCACACTTCAATCTCAATTTTTTGACAAGTTAATTTGAGATTGTACTCTGTGCACTACAGATTACCACATGTTGGcaataattcaaaataatttattacgAAGAACCAACTACTTTTACATATGTAATATCTctgatatatattatatgtattatCTTTTGCAATATCAAGAAATATCACAAATAATCTATAAATTTTTGATTTTGACTTTCAGAGAGGACAAATTTAGCATGCAGGTTTTTGCATTATTCATTTTGCAATTATCACTCCAGTAGATTTAGCAAGATTCTAGCAGAACAGACTATTAATGTTAAAGACTAAGTGTTTTCTCACCTTTTAATAAACAGCCTTAAAAtaaagtaagaaagaaaatggGGTGAATGTGAAAATATGCTCCACATTTATGTTTGCATGGATAGAAAAAAATCTTATTGTTTAATAAAGCTGTAGGTCTAATAGATAAAACCCGATCTTGATGGGATCATCTGCCGCTGACAAAGAttgtatatttataataatctCGTTCAATTCCTTCTGTCAAGCATCGAAAATGATTTTTCTGGTGGGTTTATGTTATAATCTGTCTGTTACGTAAATTGTTGTATGAAGTGCTATTTGCAGTCCACATAGAAAATTAGGGGATAAAATGATTTTGCTTGTTTATAATTAAATAAGATTGTCACGTTTCAGCTTCAGGCTTTTGGCCAATAACCTCCTATTTGTGTACATTAAAAGATTTTACACAAAAACGATAGTATAAAATCAAGTGTTATCAAAACCTATAAGAAAAATGCTAAGGTCAGCATTACAATTGAGGATACGAAAACGTTATAACTGCGTGGCCTAtgagataaagagagaaagtgtgtgaaaaCGAAAGACAGAGCGAGAGAAAGAGCAAGAATTGTGCTTCTTACAGTAATACTCCTTCAGTAAAGCTGTGTTTGGATTCAAACCAGGCCAAATGCCAGAGGTTAATGAGTTCATGCTGTCTATCTCGTCCACACAGAGGGCCTGATAAACACTGTCCCCAATTCTTTTATACTTGTATACTTTGGGTGGTACCTGAAACTCCAGTCCTTTCAGAATCCAAGATTGAAGGCCTTTCCATTCACCCATGGTTGTGAAATAGCAGAAGATGCTGACCTTGAAACAAAGAGCAAAAAGGGTAGAAATCAGGAAGTGAATGAGTAGTTACCAGGCACAGGTTTGGATTTACACCAAAGTGTAACGGTCAGCACTTGTGTCTGAAATGTTGATTAACTGCTTATTTATCGGTCTGCCTGTTTATTCAGTAGTTCATGGTCAGCCAACATGTTCCACCCTTTAATATAACTACTTTATTCATTGTAAAAGAGGTTATGGTCATATTTACCATATTTGACCTGCAACTATTCAAAGTTGAAATGATTGATCTCTTATTGGGGTTGTGATGTCTAATTAAACTAAAAACATTTGAGTGCTTTCTGCTGATTTCAGTTCACACTTATCAAATTGCTCTGCTGTATTTACGTATGTTTTTAACCCCCTTAATGAGatcctttctcttttctctcatcTTTGCGATTATACTTGTATTCATTGGATATCTTTCATTATCATTACTACTCCTAATAAATTATCTACACTTCAAAGCACAAAagcaaaatatatataatatacagctagactggaaaaaaaaggttatttcttattattattctttactacTTCATCACACTGATATGTAGTTTGAGCAAGGAGTTTACTCCTTTTtacttacagtatatttacCTTATCGACTTAATGTAATTTGTTACTTAACTCTGTGGTCAAGGCTAGAGTGAAAACCGTTCAAGGCTATCAGAGATATGTTATCTCTTCATGCTGATTTTTGTGGTTCACCCTGACCCTGCTATTCTAGCGTGGCTTCTATtgataaatgacaaatattAGTAAAGATAATgctcattttatttatcatgcTGACAAGTTCAAAAACTCAAGGGCtgtatgaataaaacatgatgtttatttatttttttaaaatatctataaCAAGAAATAGAATGACTGAACAATACAGTACTttgaataacaatgaaaataattacatatTAAGTACTTTTAACGtaacataaaataacaacaataaacaaaatacacaagTAAGCATAAGATTAAGACTATAAAtacaacttaaaataaaacttaaatagaataaaacaaataattttatgaaGTTGCATGATGAATGAGCAGATATACAACCTAATCCACAAAACAGTAAACaacatattttcttcattttcaaaaaaaataagaggATTTTtgagattttaatttaaattcaactTTGAATACGTGGCTGTTATACAAGGGAAATTTCAGTGCATGTCAAGTCTTTTCAAGATGTAACATATTTTCTCTTCCAGAAGTTagagttaaaaaaattaataaaataaaataaaaacaaaacaaaacttgtcTTTCCTCATGCACAATGACATTCACTCACAATAAAGTTTTCAAAAGTTGTCAGTTTCACTTTCCCCTGACTGTCATAATGCATGAGGACCATGGGCTCATAGGCTGCCGGCACACAGCAGGGACGAGGGGTCCCTCCTTTGGTGATCTGGTGCAGCCGAGACttcacctgtgtgtgcatgcttgcaGGCTTGTAATTGTGGGGGCAGGCGCCATCACAGTAATGTATGGTATATTCAGATGGAGCCACTATCCAGTCCCTCCAGCCGATGTCTCTGAAGGACACGGTGACGGACTTGCGGCAGCACAATCCTTGTTCGTGGCAGGTGTCTCCCTCATCAGAGCGCGGCAATCTCCTCCTCGCTCTGAGTTCTAACTCCAAAGAAATCACTGGTTTTGCCCCAGTTGCATCTTCTCCACTCACTACTATCCCCACATCCACCCAGAGAGCCTGATTGTCACCAGTCTTCATCCACCTTTTGACCTCAGGGCTGATGTCTAGGATGATATCAGTGTTTGACACGTTGGCGGCACGCGGTGAATCAGTGTGTGTCCGTGCAGCAGAGTTCAGGGGCTTCATCCTGTTGACTCTAACTTTAACCTCTCGTCGTAGTTCAGGCTGAACTGAGGTGGGTCGACCCAAAACCTGCCTGGAAACCTTCAGCTCCGCCCGAGCGAGTGATAATTCAGTCTGGATACTGGGGTTCTTATGGAAAACAGCTCTGTACCACTGCCGGCGTTGATGCGAATGAATCCGTCCTCTGTTGTGCAAATTTATTGACTCCACTAAAAGCAAACACAGAGATAACATTGATAAGAGACAAAATTGACAACATTATCTCTTGATTTCTGAAATATTGCATGAAACTTTACCCTTAGTGTTGATACATTTGCGACATGGTATTCCTAAAAACACATTCTGTTTGATACCACCTAGGATGTGTGTCCATTCTGCTGTCCTGGTGGCTCTTATTCCATTCACACGTTTAAACTCCACAGTTAAACTTGTGGGTGTAGTTTAACCTGCTCCCTAGTGTATAGAAAACGCATTCAAAGTACCACCACACTTTGTCTGCACATGTAAACTCACACTGCAAGATTCTTTGAGCTTGTTACGAAATAAACTTTCCTACTCCCACACAAACTTTTCGGGTTGGTTTTTCAGTTCAGTCACTCAACTGTGACACTGACCCGATGAGGCATAGCTGCCTTTCTGACGTCTCCCTCTAACAAATATCTCACCTGTAGATGGAAAGAGCACGGAAAACATGGCGTGTTGTGAAGTTTCCCTCATCATCTGGCTGGAATTGCCTCTTATCTCCAGCAGTTTTTCCTCATAGAGTTGAAACATCATCCTCAGCTCTTCCTCTGACACCTTTGTATTTGTCGTCGGCTCTTTGCCCATACCCAAGGATGTGAGGATGCCTGTTTTCACTGCCTCCAGAAGCAGGGCTCTTTGGTTGCCTCTGCTGTCCACATCCAGTCTGCCATCATGGTCCGTGTGAGGCCAGCTCTCCCCTGAGCTGGAGATGACCACGAGCAAAAGAGTGCAGGAAACAAATGGGTGACAGGTGAGCGGTCTGAGCATGGTGCGTCTGTCAGGATAGATGAGAGCGCAACACCTCAACAGATGGAGTCTGGCCATGTTATGAATGACATTCCTGACATGCTTTATTTATAGTGACTCTATTGCCACACCCCTGGTTAGTCAGGTTagttgattttacttttttacaattttattacTTTGTGGTTGGAAATGAAAGCGGGGATGGGAGGAGTTTGGTTTGCATCATAACTACATGGTTTTATCTCAATGTGCAATGCCAGCAGGTTCCTTAGGCGTCACCTACTTTTACAAAAGTTCATACGTCTTACCATGACCAATTCAAGCAGTTCTGTTAGTGCTGAGTTTTATTGATCCCTACAGAGTTGAGTCTCTCTGCTTCCTGGCTTTTTTGATAAATGTGGCCAGTGAGGATGACATGTATTTAATGTCCTTGCATTTATGTAAAGATATCATCTACCAGAGAGAGGGCTACCAGAAACTGCAATGCACTTCCTGAACAATTCAGCGTAGTAATGGTTTTCATAAAAACATCTATTGCCAACATATAACAGGCAGATAAAGGGAGAAAAAGAACACTTTTTGTGTCAGTTCATTTAAGGAAGTTAACCAACATATGGAGGAAATATTTCAAGATTTATAAAAAGAGATAACGAAGAAGTAATTTCATCAAGAGCTGCCTCGTGACGGTCTGTCACATCATCACACTGCTGATTTAAGGAGTTCATGCACTCGATGAAAGATTTCTTCTTTTATATGACTGAAATGgactgtagtaatatctgctcCGCTCTCCTTTACAGCTGGGtgacagttcttctctggggtAGTGCTGTGGAGAACCCCAGCGGTAACTGGACCAGTAGATTACACGAGAATTTTCTCCTCTATCAGTTGACTGCTTGGTTACACGGGAAATTCCCACCCTAACACGTGGCTGTCTGTGTCATTGAACTGATATATAGCATTCccaactgcagcagctgttggTGATAAGTGTCCATAAAGGTGCATTTACAACCATATGTGCCACATAATgaagttttataaataaacctTCCTCCTCGGAACAGGGTTGAGAATTAGATACTCTATGtatggtaaaaaaaacccccaatggAATAATATTACTGTTTGCACTTTTGACAAATAGGATATGATGTTATAAGCTGATGCAAACTGTACAGATGAGTTCAGCATCAGTATGTGACCTCTTCTACTTcattctccttctctctttagGATTgataacacataaataaaataagaagaGCTGATAAAGGATCATCATGGTTGGAGGAAGGCAGTGTTAATTTCCACAACCAAAACATCTGGGAATTCATGATCTGATATCATATCGGATCATGAATATTTTGATAAATCAGAAACCTCATCTATATTTTAACTTGGCAAGATGTTTCTGTCCAATTATGAAAGAGAAGCAGAGATGTGTCTTTTTCACTAGAGAGGAGTGTGTGAACCTCTGAGCACTGAGTCACCAAAGATGATGAAACCATCATGTGCTCTGCCAGGTGAGACTGCTTCAAGTGAAACTGTGTGAAAGGTGTGAAGTGACTCATCCTCAGTGGCACTGTATGTGAAGTCAGACCCTTCCTcctagagatagatagatagagagatagatagatagatagatagatagatagatagatagatagatagatagatagatagatagatagatagatagatagatagatagatagatagatagatagatagatagatagatagatagatagatagatagatagatagatagatagatagatagatagatagatagatgtttgtgtgtgcttgtgtgagtgtgtacatcTGCATAAGCATGTAAGCATGCAAGGAATAGGGAGAGGTAGGGCAGTCACATCATGTTGCACAATGAGCAAGACAGTTAGATAGGtagacagacagccagacagacagaccggcAGACGGACCTGGACCTAAAGGGGGTGACAGTACCTGAACAGTAGTTCAGCTCTATCGCCCCCTCTTGTGGTCTTACAGCTACATCACACTTTTTTTAGTCGGTGCCTCACGTTTGCAGCTCCGTGTAATGAGGGGCCTTCAGCGACATAGTTCAAAACAGTGACGTTGTTGCCTACaagtttgtttatatgttatgcttacttataaatgaagtccatgcgcagttccttcagaacaaaagcatcaaaaaaatttgagttgagatatgtaatcctccatttttatagtgaGGCAAGGCAAgcgaaaaaaagaaatgaacagctgcacttgacttgctgACTGTAGATTGTAGCTGTCATCACTTTTTCTGAGGCCGTAGAGTTccaagaagaatccctgggatcaccagcgccccctaccatgaggcaggagaactgcgtgcctcactcaGTGCCTCTTCCCTGACGTTTTAGGACCGCTCAATTCAAGACAGACTTTATACACATacagttgacaaaaaaaacactgtacattgtATACATCAGCTAAACTAACAaccatgtttgaacattttaatcgCGACATATTGAGAGATAGCTGAAAACTGATTACTG from Antennarius striatus isolate MH-2024 chromosome 18, ASM4005453v1, whole genome shotgun sequence includes the following:
- the LOC137612305 gene encoding inhibin beta C chain — translated: MLRPLTCHPFVSCTLLLVVISSSGESWPHTDHDGRLDVDSRGNQRALLLEAVKTGILTSLGMGKEPTTNTKVSEEELRMMFQLYEEKLLEIRGNSSQMMRETSQHAMFSVLFPSTVESINLHNRGRIHSHQRRQWYRAVFHKNPSIQTELSLARAELKVSRQVLGRPTSVQPELRREVKVRVNRMKPLNSAARTHTDSPRAANVSNTDIILDISPEVKRWMKTGDNQALWVDVGIVVSGEDATGAKPVISLELELRARRRLPRSDEGDTCHEQGLCCRKSVTVSFRDIGWRDWIVAPSEYTIHYCDGACPHNYKPASMHTQVKSRLHQITKGGTPRPCCVPAAYEPMVLMHYDSQGKVKLTTFENFIVSECHCA